A single Paenibacillus kribbensis DNA region contains:
- the panC gene encoding pantoate--beta-alanine ligase, which translates to MIIVREVAQLRQAIAERRQLGANGAKAVNDSASVQQQYKVGFVPTMGYLHEGHASLMQKAREMSDTVVLSIFVNPIQFGPNEDLDSYPRDEARDLEVARREGVDIVFLPTVAEMYPQPTRTKIHVSALTERLCGASRPGHFDGVTTVVAKLFNMVNPDLAFFGMKDAQQVAVLQQMVTDLNMNVTIVPCPIVREADGLALSSRNVYLSAEQREQALVLSRSLRKVREVSEDVVRNTFTIRQIHQMVESTIASSPLADIDYIEILTFPGLEPILPEQRLSDVEEDIIVALAVKFGNTRLIDNIRLQKAEVLSHV; encoded by the coding sequence ATGATCATCGTAAGAGAAGTGGCCCAGCTGCGACAGGCTATCGCTGAACGTCGGCAGCTTGGAGCAAATGGAGCAAAAGCGGTAAATGATTCTGCCTCTGTGCAGCAGCAATATAAAGTCGGCTTTGTGCCGACGATGGGATATTTGCATGAAGGCCATGCGAGCTTGATGCAAAAGGCGCGTGAAATGTCGGATACAGTGGTGCTCAGCATTTTCGTCAACCCGATTCAATTTGGACCTAATGAAGATCTGGACAGCTATCCTCGTGATGAAGCACGTGACCTGGAGGTAGCACGGCGTGAGGGCGTGGATATTGTGTTTTTGCCAACTGTAGCAGAAATGTACCCGCAGCCAACCCGAACCAAGATTCACGTATCCGCCTTGACCGAACGCTTGTGCGGCGCTTCACGTCCAGGACATTTTGATGGTGTGACGACGGTGGTGGCCAAGCTGTTTAACATGGTCAATCCTGATCTGGCCTTCTTTGGTATGAAGGACGCGCAGCAGGTTGCTGTGTTACAGCAGATGGTGACCGATCTCAATATGAATGTGACCATTGTGCCTTGCCCGATCGTTCGAGAGGCTGACGGTTTGGCGCTGAGCTCGCGCAATGTGTATTTGAGTGCAGAGCAGCGGGAGCAGGCGCTGGTGCTGTCCAGGTCACTGCGCAAGGTACGTGAAGTGAGCGAGGATGTTGTCCGAAATACGTTTACGATTCGTCAGATACACCAAATGGTGGAGTCCACCATTGCTTCCTCGCCTTTGGCAGACATTGACTACATTGAAATATTAACTTTTCCCGGCTTGGAGCCAATTCTTCCTGAGCAGCGGCTAAGTGATGTTGAAGAGGACATCATTGTAGCGCTGGCTGTGAAATTTGGGAACACCCGACTGATTGACAATATAAGATTACAAAAAGCGGAGGTGCTTTCCCATGTTTAG
- the panD gene encoding aspartate 1-decarboxylase, whose translation MFRTMMKSKIHRATVTEANLNYVGSITIDEDLMETSDLLENEKVQIVNNNNGARLETYVIPGPRGSGVICLNGAAARLVQPGDTVIIISYASMSNEEAKTYKPTVVFVDEHNKPAQTANKEVHATIM comes from the coding sequence ATGTTTAGAACGATGATGAAATCGAAAATTCACCGGGCGACGGTGACTGAAGCCAATCTTAATTATGTGGGGAGTATTACGATTGATGAGGATTTGATGGAGACATCCGATCTGCTGGAAAATGAAAAAGTTCAAATTGTGAATAATAACAACGGAGCGCGGCTGGAAACCTATGTTATCCCTGGACCGCGTGGCAGCGGCGTGATCTGCCTCAACGGTGCGGCAGCGCGTCTGGTGCAGCCTGGTGATACGGTCATTATTATTTCCTACGCTTCGATGTCAAATGAAGAGGCAAAAACATACAAACCGACTGTAGTATTCGTGGATGAGCATAATAAACCAGCTCAGACAGCGAATAAGGAAGTACACGCTACGATCATGTAA
- a CDS encoding tetratricopeptide repeat protein — MFQHVFAEMNSMLDDIVKHYPSAQGSRKQELLQHWSLLRKMSDRIMDEWLAFEEKMVCLRAAGFSAESDMSDTELTGKEQPEKELPAYNRGQGYYQLLMYPEAIQQFEQVLQHFPNSWQSRMYLGMAYFQLEDTAQAVRHFEQVLDLTEQPTLKAAIYNALGCLMAKQADVEAAQKCFALAHQLDPAMPEPLHNMEACLFGTEMLRYDSSMMTWM, encoded by the coding sequence ATGTTCCAGCATGTATTCGCAGAAATGAACAGCATGTTAGATGATATCGTGAAGCATTACCCATCAGCCCAAGGCTCGCGCAAACAGGAGCTGCTGCAGCATTGGAGTTTGCTGCGGAAAATGAGTGACAGAATTATGGATGAATGGCTGGCCTTTGAGGAAAAAATGGTTTGCCTGCGAGCGGCCGGTTTTTCCGCAGAGTCCGATATGTCTGACACGGAGCTAACCGGAAAGGAACAGCCTGAAAAAGAGCTGCCTGCCTATAATCGGGGACAAGGATATTATCAACTGCTTATGTACCCTGAGGCAATTCAACAGTTCGAGCAGGTATTACAGCATTTTCCGAACAGCTGGCAAAGTCGTATGTATTTAGGAATGGCGTATTTTCAACTGGAGGATACAGCGCAGGCTGTACGCCATTTTGAGCAGGTGCTTGACCTGACTGAGCAGCCGACACTCAAGGCGGCCATCTATAACGCGCTTGGCTGTCTGATGGCCAAACAGGCTGACGTAGAGGCTGCGCAAAAATGTTTTGCTCTCGCGCACCAGCTTGATCCTGCGATGCCCGAGCCCTTGCACAATATGGAAGCCTGTTTGTTCGGTACCGAAATGCTTCGCTACGACAGCTCGATGATGACCTGGATGTAG
- the dinG gene encoding ATP-dependent DNA helicase DinG, which translates to MKFAVLDFETTGTQSADDIIQVGLAIIDHDNSISRVYGSYVNPGRPIPPFITGLTGITDDDVKDAPALEEMMMELVPLLDDVVLVGHNVAFDFNFLQNALDRCGYLPFSGRILDTMDFLKIMFPSLSSYQLGFVSSEFGLAHDRPHQADSDALATAEVFLKCLAELQALPLITIQRLSDLFAEEDSDLGWFLDGVREEKELDPIQDLEGHQFYRQLALKVEDWTELAAPRREDDPNPLSGVSFEEYMDDVRDQLRSSLSQYEEREAQVQMIEDVNQALSEDKHLLIEAGTGTGKSLGYLLPSLYHSVKYGQRVTVSTHTINLQEQLRERDIPMLTKVIPFPFRAAIFKGRGHYLCLRKFEHKINRRDFATPKEDLITAAQMIVWLTLTETGDDEELNLSNRGGDFWETVASDSESCLGRSCPWFRKCFYHRARHEAGISDVVITNHSKLFTDVKASHQLLPSYEHLVIDEAHHLEEVAGKHLGMHMKYFTLVHTLTRLFKDSKNGQLPSLRQQLVKSGHEKSADWASTIDQLYPLVLEVKETWDLLSDKLFGMLPERSDATPGETGQFSSRLKPSAKPAKWDQASALENQLNVTLSEILRKGDKLMLDVKEEYDDYAADSLITDITGLLKDLAGIKENLRLFIRLDDETTVYWLEASGQFRSKSLQFYAVPVDVSRQLKEMFFDKKRSIILTSATLSVDKSFQYMTDQLGLQEAADEGRLMTSQLPSPFNYRDQVLLVIPRDFPSVKGSVGDAHFVNMLVSSLGATAQATRGRMLVLFTSYRMLRQVYEPLKEALSSSDITVLGQGVDSGSRSKLTRRFQDAKASVLLGTSSFWEGVDIPGEALTCLAIVRLPFQPPNHPLLEAKSELLQQQKKNPFMKLSVPQAVIRFKQGFGRLVRTASDHGVVIVYDTRVIESYYGKHFLYSLPGPKMEHMPTEQMVPRISEWLQSAPETEA; encoded by the coding sequence ATGAAATTTGCGGTATTGGATTTTGAAACGACAGGCACCCAGTCCGCGGATGACATCATTCAAGTCGGACTTGCAATTATAGATCATGATAACAGCATTTCCCGTGTTTACGGTTCTTATGTGAACCCTGGCAGGCCCATTCCGCCTTTTATTACGGGGTTGACCGGAATTACAGACGATGACGTCAAGGATGCTCCTGCACTTGAAGAGATGATGATGGAGCTTGTCCCTTTGCTGGATGATGTTGTCCTGGTCGGTCATAATGTGGCATTTGATTTTAATTTTTTGCAAAACGCTTTAGATCGGTGCGGATACCTGCCGTTTAGCGGCAGAATTTTGGATACGATGGATTTTCTGAAGATCATGTTTCCATCGCTCTCCTCCTATCAACTCGGATTTGTTTCTTCTGAGTTCGGGCTGGCTCATGATCGCCCCCATCAAGCAGACAGCGACGCGCTGGCTACGGCTGAGGTGTTCTTAAAGTGTCTGGCTGAGCTTCAAGCGTTACCTTTAATCACGATACAGCGGCTCAGCGATTTGTTTGCAGAGGAAGACAGTGATCTTGGCTGGTTTCTTGACGGGGTGCGTGAAGAGAAAGAGCTTGATCCCATTCAGGATTTGGAGGGGCATCAGTTTTATCGTCAGCTTGCACTGAAGGTGGAGGATTGGACAGAGCTGGCAGCTCCCCGCAGAGAAGATGATCCGAATCCGTTGTCAGGTGTTTCCTTTGAGGAATACATGGATGATGTGCGAGATCAATTGCGATCATCCTTGAGCCAATACGAGGAGCGCGAAGCGCAGGTACAAATGATAGAGGATGTAAATCAGGCGCTGAGTGAAGACAAGCATTTGTTGATCGAGGCAGGTACAGGGACAGGCAAGTCCCTCGGTTATTTGCTTCCATCACTGTATCACAGTGTAAAATATGGACAGCGGGTTACAGTAAGCACGCATACAATCAACCTGCAGGAGCAGTTGCGCGAGCGCGATATTCCGATGCTGACGAAGGTGATTCCGTTTCCGTTCCGGGCTGCCATTTTTAAGGGTCGGGGGCACTATTTGTGTCTGCGCAAGTTTGAACATAAAATAAACAGAAGAGACTTCGCAACACCAAAGGAAGATTTAATAACGGCGGCTCAGATGATCGTCTGGCTGACGCTGACAGAAACCGGTGATGATGAAGAATTGAATCTGAGCAATCGTGGCGGAGATTTTTGGGAAACGGTGGCAAGTGATTCGGAGTCCTGTCTCGGCCGCTCCTGCCCGTGGTTCCGTAAATGCTTTTATCATCGTGCGCGTCATGAGGCGGGAATATCGGATGTGGTTATTACGAATCATTCCAAGCTGTTTACGGATGTCAAGGCAAGCCATCAGCTGTTGCCAAGCTATGAGCATCTGGTCATTGATGAAGCACACCATCTGGAGGAGGTCGCCGGCAAGCATCTGGGCATGCATATGAAATATTTCACACTCGTTCATACGTTGACCAGACTGTTCAAAGACAGCAAGAATGGACAGCTGCCTTCATTGCGTCAGCAGTTGGTGAAGTCTGGTCATGAGAAGTCGGCAGATTGGGCTTCGACCATCGACCAGCTATATCCGCTTGTGCTGGAGGTCAAGGAAACATGGGATTTGCTGAGCGACAAGCTGTTTGGTATGCTGCCGGAGCGAAGTGATGCGACACCGGGTGAAACAGGACAATTTTCTTCTCGTCTCAAGCCGTCGGCCAAGCCTGCCAAGTGGGATCAAGCGTCTGCGCTGGAAAATCAGTTAAATGTCACACTAAGCGAAATTTTGCGCAAGGGTGACAAGCTCATGCTGGACGTAAAGGAAGAATATGATGATTATGCGGCTGACAGCCTTATTACGGATATTACAGGACTGCTCAAGGATTTGGCCGGAATCAAGGAGAATTTGCGTCTCTTTATACGTCTTGATGATGAGACGACCGTCTACTGGCTTGAAGCGAGTGGGCAATTCCGCAGTAAATCATTGCAATTTTATGCAGTGCCTGTAGATGTGAGCCGCCAGCTGAAAGAAATGTTTTTTGACAAAAAAAGAAGCATTATTCTGACTTCAGCCACCTTATCGGTCGATAAATCGTTTCAGTACATGACCGATCAGCTCGGTTTGCAGGAAGCTGCAGATGAGGGACGGCTGATGACTTCGCAGCTCCCGTCGCCCTTTAACTACAGGGATCAGGTGCTGCTGGTCATTCCCCGCGATTTCCCGAGTGTAAAGGGCAGTGTAGGAGATGCGCATTTTGTTAATATGCTTGTCAGCTCGCTAGGCGCGACTGCTCAGGCGACCCGGGGGAGAATGCTCGTTTTGTTTACCTCCTACCGGATGCTCCGGCAAGTGTATGAGCCGCTCAAAGAGGCATTGTCTTCCAGCGACATCACTGTGCTGGGACAGGGTGTAGACAGTGGGAGCCGCAGCAAGCTCACCCGGCGTTTTCAGGATGCCAAGGCTTCTGTATTGCTGGGAACCAGCAGCTTCTGGGAGGGTGTTGATATTCCAGGCGAGGCGCTGACGTGTTTGGCCATCGTCCGTCTGCCGTTTCAACCGCCGAATCACCCGTTGCTGGAGGCGAAAAGCGAGCTGCTGCAGCAGCAGAAGAAAAATCCATTTATGAAGCTGTCTGTTCCACAGGCGGTCATTCGTTTTAAACAGGGATTTGGACGTTTGGTACGTACAGCGAGCGACCACGGGGTCGTCATCGTTTACGATACACGTGTCATCGAATCCTATTACGGAAAGCACTTTTTGTACTCGTTACCGGGACCAAAAATGGAGCATATGCCGACGGAGCAAATGGTGCCCCGCATCTCTGAATGGCTCCAATCCGCCCCGGAGACTGAGGCATAA
- a CDS encoding redox-sensing transcriptional repressor Rex: MKSEKISEAVVRRLPVYLRYLNALNKREVATVSSQDLGQRLNLNPAQIRKDLAYFGDFGRKGIGYDVTYLIEKIRHILKIDQQINVALVGAGNLGQALSNYNAYLKDNMKIVAVFDAVPEKTGTMINTLVVQPMDQLEATVKEKNIRIGIITVPDFEAQHVADKLIECGIEAILNFAPIILKTPDNIRVHTTDFTTDLLSLAYYLEDGKEESQDDSE, encoded by the coding sequence ATGAAATCAGAAAAAATTTCTGAGGCAGTTGTACGGAGGTTGCCCGTATATTTACGCTATCTGAATGCACTGAACAAAAGGGAAGTGGCTACGGTCTCTTCCCAGGATCTGGGGCAAAGGCTGAATTTGAATCCGGCCCAAATCCGAAAGGATCTCGCATACTTTGGAGATTTTGGCCGAAAGGGTATCGGCTATGATGTGACTTATCTGATTGAAAAAATACGTCATATCCTGAAAATTGACCAGCAAATCAACGTTGCATTGGTCGGAGCAGGTAATCTGGGGCAAGCCCTCTCGAATTATAATGCGTACTTAAAAGACAATATGAAAATTGTAGCTGTATTTGATGCTGTTCCAGAGAAGACCGGAACGATGATCAATACGCTGGTCGTTCAGCCAATGGATCAATTGGAAGCGACTGTGAAAGAAAAAAATATTCGGATCGGGATTATTACTGTACCGGATTTCGAAGCGCAACACGTGGCCGACAAGCTGATTGAGTGTGGTATTGAAGCGATCTTGAACTTTGCACCGATCATTCTGAAAACCCCGGACAACATCCGGGTACATACCACAGATTTTACAACCGATTTGCTAAGCCTCGCTTATTATTTAGAGGATGGAAAGGAAGAATCGCAAGATGACAGTGAATAA
- a CDS encoding amidohydrolase has translation MTVNKWMIKNGSFAVNGPEAGVIHGYMIVEDSRITYIGETLPAGEEDTEAFDGKGLLFLPGLINTHGHAAMSLLRGYGDDLALQVWLQEKMWPMEAKFTASDVYWGTSLSVLEMLKGGTTTFLDMYDHMDEVARVAEESGIRASLMRGAIGLCSEEEQRIKLAEAVTFARNWHGKADGRITTMMSPHAPYTCPPAFIEKFVQAAHDLDLPLHTHMSETIAEVEQNVLDYGLRPVAHLDKLGFFSRPSLVAHAVHLNDEEIALLAERGVAVSHNPGSNLKLASGVARVPELLRAGVTVSLGTDGPASNNNLDMFEEMRLAALIHKGVSGDPTAVPANEALRLATEYGAKSIGLNEVGVLAAGNKADFIALDLNQAHFLPRTDLISHAVYSASAKDVAHVWVDGRQVVKNGECLTMDEERIKHEAQAAFEGLLSR, from the coding sequence ATGACAGTGAATAAATGGATGATTAAAAACGGCTCCTTTGCCGTAAACGGACCTGAAGCCGGGGTAATCCATGGCTATATGATTGTGGAGGATAGCCGGATTACTTACATTGGCGAGACTTTGCCTGCGGGAGAGGAAGATACAGAAGCGTTTGACGGCAAAGGCTTGCTCTTTTTACCAGGTCTGATTAATACGCATGGTCATGCGGCGATGTCACTGCTGCGTGGGTATGGCGATGATCTGGCACTTCAAGTATGGCTTCAGGAGAAAATGTGGCCGATGGAAGCCAAATTTACAGCTTCAGATGTATACTGGGGTACTTCCTTGTCTGTGCTGGAAATGCTGAAAGGCGGTACGACGACCTTCCTGGACATGTACGATCATATGGATGAGGTGGCTCGTGTAGCTGAAGAGTCAGGCATTCGTGCGAGTCTGATGCGTGGAGCGATTGGATTATGCTCAGAGGAGGAGCAGCGAATCAAGCTGGCTGAGGCTGTGACTTTTGCGCGTAACTGGCATGGCAAGGCGGATGGTCGCATTACAACAATGATGTCTCCACATGCGCCATACACATGTCCACCTGCATTTATCGAAAAATTTGTACAGGCTGCGCATGATTTGGATTTACCGCTGCACACCCACATGTCCGAGACTATTGCCGAAGTTGAGCAAAACGTACTTGATTATGGCTTGCGTCCAGTTGCACATTTGGATAAGCTCGGCTTTTTCTCCCGTCCTTCGCTTGTTGCCCATGCCGTTCATTTGAACGACGAGGAAATAGCCTTGCTGGCTGAACGTGGTGTAGCGGTTTCCCATAATCCGGGCAGCAACCTGAAGCTGGCAAGTGGTGTAGCAAGAGTGCCTGAGCTGCTGCGTGCAGGGGTTACCGTTTCGCTCGGTACGGATGGTCCTGCCAGCAATAATAATCTGGATATGTTTGAGGAAATGCGCCTGGCTGCTCTCATTCATAAGGGAGTATCCGGTGATCCTACGGCGGTTCCTGCGAATGAAGCACTGCGTCTGGCAACCGAGTACGGCGCGAAGTCGATTGGTTTAAACGAGGTGGGAGTGCTGGCAGCAGGCAACAAGGCTGACTTTATCGCGTTGGATCTGAATCAGGCGCATTTCCTGCCGCGTACGGACCTTATTTCCCATGCTGTATACTCTGCAAGTGCCAAGGATGTGGCCCATGTGTGGGTAGACGGTCGTCAGGTCGTGAAAAACGGTGAGTGCCTGACTATGGACGAGGAACGCATCAAACATGAGGCACAAGCCGCCTTTGAAGGGCTGCTGTCGCGCTAA
- a CDS encoding DUF5590 domain-containing protein, whose translation MKNKKKWIAVAILAVILILVSMFWYYSYVTQDQVAERNAAIIKAKQSGGLVSTTRTWKSVWSQVYWVVQGKNAQNENIMVWVPFQKVEGQPNVPAADNSGVHTELLKNGVDEEKMTAIIQQQLPDAEIVSLQPSVFNGEYVWQLFYNDGSHHNYTFYRFSDGGSTGVKYTLPNY comes from the coding sequence TTGAAAAATAAGAAAAAATGGATAGCGGTCGCTATTTTGGCCGTGATACTGATCCTGGTCAGCATGTTCTGGTATTATTCTTACGTTACGCAAGACCAGGTGGCCGAGAGAAATGCCGCTATCATAAAGGCCAAGCAATCGGGTGGTCTGGTCAGCACGACTCGTACATGGAAGTCAGTATGGAGTCAGGTATATTGGGTAGTTCAAGGGAAAAATGCCCAAAATGAAAATATAATGGTGTGGGTTCCCTTTCAAAAAGTGGAGGGACAGCCTAATGTACCTGCCGCAGATAATAGTGGTGTTCATACCGAGCTATTGAAAAACGGAGTCGACGAGGAGAAAATGACGGCAATTATTCAGCAGCAGCTTCCAGATGCAGAGATCGTGAGCCTCCAGCCAAGTGTGTTCAATGGCGAATATGTGTGGCAGCTGTTTTACAATGATGGAAGCCATCATAACTATACCTTTTACCGTTTCTCAGATGGGGGATCGACGGGGGTAAAGTATACATTGCCTAATTACTAG
- a CDS encoding (S)-acetoin forming diacetyl reductase has translation MGKMDGKVALVTGGGQGIGRAIALRLSQDGFAVAVVDLNEETAKSVADEITKTGGRSIALKVDVSNRDQVFAAVKETTDKLGGFDVIVNNAGIAPAKLLEDVTLADFDKLFHINVTSVLWGIQAAAAEFRELGHGGKIINASSQAGHVGNANLGIYSATKFAVRALTQTAAQEYAQYGITVNAYCPGIVQTPMWSGIDKEITASKGEAVGDATKEFGSKIALGRLSTPEDVSAFVSFLAGPDSDYMTGQSPLIDGGMMFL, from the coding sequence ATGGGAAAAATGGATGGGAAAGTTGCATTGGTAACAGGTGGAGGTCAAGGGATTGGGCGGGCTATCGCTTTACGTCTGAGTCAAGATGGCTTCGCCGTGGCAGTCGTAGATTTGAATGAAGAAACGGCTAAAAGTGTGGCTGATGAAATTACAAAGACAGGAGGGCGCTCGATTGCGCTTAAAGTCGATGTTTCCAACCGGGATCAGGTTTTTGCCGCCGTCAAGGAGACAACTGACAAACTCGGTGGATTTGATGTTATCGTAAATAATGCGGGGATTGCTCCCGCCAAGCTGTTGGAAGATGTTACGCTGGCTGATTTTGATAAGCTGTTTCATATCAATGTGACCAGTGTACTGTGGGGCATTCAGGCGGCCGCAGCCGAATTTAGAGAGCTGGGTCATGGGGGGAAAATCATCAATGCCTCTTCACAGGCAGGTCATGTCGGTAACGCCAATCTGGGCATTTACTCTGCAACTAAATTTGCAGTTCGAGCATTAACACAAACCGCGGCTCAGGAATATGCGCAATATGGCATTACAGTTAACGCCTACTGTCCCGGTATTGTACAAACTCCGATGTGGAGTGGAATTGATAAAGAAATTACGGCCTCCAAAGGTGAAGCTGTAGGCGATGCCACCAAGGAATTCGGCAGCAAAATTGCGCTTGGTCGTCTCTCTACACCGGAAGATGTATCAGCCTTCGTCTCATTCCTGGCAGGTCCGGATTCCGATTACATGACAGGGCAATCCCCTCTGATCGACGGCGGCATGATGTTCCTGTAA
- a CDS encoding AAA family ATPase, which yields MPRWIKEALIGIVPVTIIFLIFIGVNIIPLLLVGIMISGLLMLMHARGGLAVGAGQERKRKKNGPDKLTFEEIGGQESAKQELREAMDFLNRHDEISKFGIRPIKGILLTGPPGTGKTLMAKAAAHYTNSVFVAASGSEFVEMYVGVGAGRIRELFREARTRAAKEKKENAIIFIDEIDVIGGKREGGQQREYDQTLNQLLTEMDGIYSTDTPRILLIAATNRKEMLDSALTRPGRFDRHIQVDLPDKKGRLHILEIHAKNKPIQEDANLDKIAEESYGFSGAQLESVMNEAAIYAMRQEEKMIAQKHLSMAIDKVMMGEKTDRESTLEEKKRVAIHELGHAIMAEIVRPGSVSQVALSPRGKALGYVRHNPQQEHYLYTKQFLEEQIMISLAGAVAEEMYYGGRSTGSSNDFEQALNIVHTMMTSGLTSLGIINMDMVTKEELMRENSQIMDGLHTRTLDLLEKHRPVFDNSLDILMREETLSGDQFRCQFSENALLPA from the coding sequence ATGCCTAGATGGATCAAGGAAGCACTAATCGGCATTGTGCCGGTAACCATTATATTTCTCATCTTTATCGGGGTGAACATTATCCCTCTGCTGCTCGTAGGCATCATGATCAGCGGCTTGTTAATGCTCATGCATGCGCGCGGTGGCTTGGCTGTAGGTGCCGGGCAAGAGCGTAAACGTAAAAAAAATGGCCCGGACAAGCTGACTTTTGAAGAAATCGGCGGACAAGAAAGCGCCAAGCAGGAGCTGCGCGAGGCCATGGACTTTTTGAATCGGCATGATGAAATTTCAAAATTTGGCATTCGTCCGATAAAAGGCATTTTGCTCACAGGCCCTCCGGGAACCGGGAAAACATTGATGGCGAAGGCAGCCGCACATTATACCAATTCTGTATTTGTTGCTGCCTCAGGCAGTGAATTTGTTGAAATGTACGTTGGTGTAGGTGCAGGTCGTATTCGTGAGCTGTTTCGCGAGGCGCGTACACGTGCCGCCAAGGAAAAGAAAGAAAATGCGATTATTTTTATTGATGAGATCGATGTGATTGGCGGTAAGCGTGAGGGTGGACAGCAGCGTGAATATGATCAGACCCTGAATCAGCTGCTGACAGAAATGGATGGCATTTATTCAACGGATACGCCACGTATTTTGCTCATTGCGGCTACTAACCGTAAAGAAATGCTGGACAGTGCTTTAACCCGTCCAGGACGCTTTGACCGTCATATTCAAGTGGATTTGCCCGATAAAAAGGGTCGTCTGCATATTCTTGAAATCCATGCCAAAAATAAACCGATTCAGGAAGATGCGAATCTGGACAAAATTGCTGAAGAATCCTATGGCTTTTCCGGTGCACAGCTGGAAAGCGTCATGAATGAAGCGGCCATCTATGCGATGAGACAGGAAGAGAAGATGATTGCCCAGAAACATCTGTCGATGGCCATTGACAAGGTGATGATGGGCGAGAAAACGGACCGTGAATCAACGCTGGAAGAGAAAAAGCGTGTAGCCATTCATGAGTTGGGACATGCTATTATGGCCGAAATCGTTCGTCCCGGCAGTGTGAGCCAGGTTGCGCTCAGCCCACGCGGGAAAGCGCTCGGCTATGTGCGTCACAATCCACAGCAAGAACATTATCTATATACCAAGCAGTTCCTGGAGGAGCAGATTATGATCTCCCTCGCCGGGGCTGTAGCGGAGGAAATGTACTATGGCGGTCGCAGTACAGGCTCAAGTAATGATTTTGAGCAGGCGCTGAATATCGTTCATACAATGATGACCTCCGGTTTGACTTCACTTGGAATTATTAACATGGATATGGTAACAAAAGAAGAACTTATGAGGGAAAACAGCCAGATTATGGATGGACTGCATACCCGAACGCTGGACCTGCTTGAGAAGCATCGTCCTGTGTTCGACAACTCTCTTGACATCCTGATGAGGGAAGAAACACTGTCCGGAGACCAATTTAGATGTCAATTTAGTGAAAATGCTTTATTACCAGCATAA
- a CDS encoding 3-hydroxyacyl-CoA dehydrogenase family protein: MQFKKIGVIGGGTMGQGISEMLASKGIDVLLVEQTPEKLDYAYNMIETSLDKQLEKWAITQAEKKLILSRIQKVSHLAELGSCDMVIETITENLDEKKAVFQELDHVCPSNIILASNTSTLSLTELASSTKYPERVIGMHFIYPVSRIDLVEIIRGLKTSDDTFENTKMFVEEVVEKKGVMIYESPGFVTSRIICLLINEAAHVLQEGVASAEDIDDAMRIGYSFQNGPLEMADRFGLDSVLAALERMFREFGELKYRPSIVLKKMVRAGNLGVKSGEGFFKYDKDGDRI, translated from the coding sequence ATGCAATTTAAAAAAATCGGCGTCATCGGCGGCGGTACTATGGGCCAAGGTATTTCTGAAATGCTCGCGTCCAAAGGAATCGATGTGCTGCTGGTAGAGCAGACACCAGAGAAACTAGACTACGCCTACAATATGATTGAAACGAGTCTGGACAAACAGCTGGAAAAGTGGGCAATCACACAAGCGGAGAAAAAATTGATTTTATCCCGCATTCAAAAAGTATCCCATTTGGCAGAGCTGGGCAGTTGTGATATGGTCATTGAAACCATTACAGAAAACCTGGATGAGAAGAAAGCTGTTTTCCAAGAGCTGGACCATGTGTGTCCAAGCAACATTATTCTTGCAAGTAATACATCCACGCTGAGCCTGACCGAGCTTGCGAGCTCGACCAAGTATCCAGAGCGTGTGATTGGCATGCACTTTATTTATCCGGTATCCCGCATTGATCTTGTAGAAATTATTCGTGGCTTGAAAACTTCGGACGATACGTTTGAGAACACTAAAATGTTTGTTGAAGAAGTAGTAGAGAAAAAAGGGGTTATGATCTATGAATCCCCAGGCTTCGTAACAAGCCGTATCATTTGCTTGCTGATCAATGAAGCTGCACATGTGCTTCAAGAGGGCGTAGCTTCCGCTGAAGATATCGACGATGCTATGCGAATCGGCTACAGCTTCCAAAACGGTCCTTTGGAAATGGCTGACCGCTTTGGTCTGGATTCCGTTTTGGCCGCTCTGGAGCGGATGTTCCGCGAATTCGGCGAATTGAAATATCGTCCGTCCATCGTCTTGAAGAAAATGGTGCGTGCAGGTAATCTGGGCGTAAAATCGGGTGAAGGGTTCTTTAAGTACGACAAGGATGGTGACCGGATATGA